The Streptomyces sp. R28 region CGGTGAAGGTCTTCGAGGAACAGCCGTCGCACAGCCCGGAGAGCCTGGCGGCCGAGGCCCGGGCACGGGTGGCCGCGGGCGAGGGCGAACGGGCCCTCGCCATCCTCGACGAACTCCCCGAGCCCGGGGACCGGGGACCGGTCATCGACGTGTGGGTGCTGCTGACCCGTGCGCAGGCCGTGGACGCGCTCGGCGACCCCTCCGCCGCGGAGGGCCTGGTCCTGCGGGCCCTGACGGCCGCACGCCCGCATCACCTCAGGCGGCCGTTCCTGCAAGCCGGGCCGTGGCTCAGGCGGCTGATGCTCCAACGGCCCGCGCTCGCCCGGGAACACGCCTGGCTGCCCGACACCCTTTCGCCGCAGCCCGCCGCCTCGCGGCAGCGGGACGAGTCCGCGGGCCCGAGCCCCGAGCCGCTCAGCGCGCGGGAGCGGGACGTCCTGGAACGGTTGGCCCAACTCATGTCCACCGAGGAGATCGCCGCCGATCTGCATCTGTCGGTCAACACGGTGAAGACGCACCTGAAGAGCATCTACCGCAAGCTCGCCGCCACCCGGCGCGGCGAGGCGGTCCGCCGGGCCCGCGAACTCGGGCTGCTCTGACGCGTCACCTCGCCCGGGTGATGCCACCCCGCTCCCGGTCGCCCAGCATGAGGTCATGCGCTACGAGATCCGCGTCGACGGGGAGATGTCGGACGAGCTGACCACGGCGTTCCCCGAGTTGGAGACGTTCGTCGTCCCCCACCAGACCGTGCTGTACGGCCAGGTCGACGACGAGGCGCATTTTTACGGCCTGTTGATGCGGTTCCAGTCGCTGGGGCTGCACGTGGCGGAGTTCCGCCGACTTCCGGAGTGAGGCGCCGCCAGGGCAGCAGCCTCACGGCTCAGCCCGCGAGCACCTTCGCCTTGGCCCGCTCGTACTCGGCGTCGGTGATGTCGCCGTGGTCGTGCAGCCCGGCGAGCTTGGTCAGCTCGTCCACGCGGGTCACCTGGGTCGCCCCGGTCGCGGGGGCTCCGGCTGCCGCCTCCTGGACGTAGGAGCGGAACGCCTGCTCCTGCCGCTGCATCTGGCGCACATCGCGCTCACCCATGCCGCGGCCGCGGGCGATCAGGTAGACGAAGACACCGAGGTACGGCAGCACACAGACGAAGACCGTCCAGCCCGCCTTGGCCCATCCGCCCATGCCGTCGTCCCGGAAGATGTCCCCGATGACCCGGAAGAGCAGCACGAACCACATGACCCACAGGAAGAACCAGAGCATGGTCAGAAACGCGTTGAGCAGCGGATAGTCCACGGTTGCCTCCACATGCCGACCGCCGTGCCGCCCACGGCGGCGCCCGAAGCCTGACGTGCTCCACGCTGCGCCTTCCGGCCGGGGGCGGCATCACCCGCGGCGGGTGGGGTCCCGCGGTGGGCCGAGGCGGCGGTCAGGCGTGGGCCGAGGCGGCGGTCAGACGAGGATCAGCACGATGAAGATCACGCAGACCAGGATGTTGATCAGCCAGCTGTGCGTGTCCATCCAGTCCCGCACATGCGGCATGGCGGCGACCGCCCTGCGGTGGAACAGCAGCAGGGACAGCAGCGGAAGCGCGGCGACGAGCACGGTCGCCGCGATGAACGGCAACGCCGCGACGAAGTCCGCGTCCGTCTGCGCCAGGTTGGTGCCCACCGTCAGCATGACGATGATGTCCGACGGCATCAGCAGGATGACGAGCAGCCCGACCTTCAGGGCTTGCTTGGCGTCCGCCGACATGAGTGTGCCCAGCCATTTCGGTGGCTGGATGGTCTCCCGCCGTACCCAGTTCTTGATGGCGGCCGCTGCCAGGAGGGCGACCAGTACGTACTGGATGATCTTGCCGCTGGATCCACCGTCGCCGGGGTCGCCCAGGTCGAACGCCGAGGCGAGTCCCCAGGTGATCGCTGTGCCGACGGTGGCGGCGACGGCGACACCGAGGAGGAAACCGAGCGACACCCGTACGGCC contains the following coding sequences:
- a CDS encoding SHOCT domain-containing protein, with protein sequence MDYPLLNAFLTMLWFFLWVMWFVLLFRVIGDIFRDDGMGGWAKAGWTVFVCVLPYLGVFVYLIARGRGMGERDVRQMQRQEQAFRSYVQEAAAGAPATGATQVTRVDELTKLAGLHDHGDITDAEYERAKAKVLAG
- a CDS encoding GAP family protein, with translation MDGLNVLPLAVTMMIGPQIMSAIIFVTAPRAVRVSLGFLLGVAVAATVGTAITWGLASAFDLGDPGDGGSSGKIIQYVLVALLAAAAIKNWVRRETIQPPKWLGTLMSADAKQALKVGLLVILLMPSDIIVMLTVGTNLAQTDADFVAALPFIAATVLVAALPLLSLLLFHRRAVAAMPHVRDWMDTHSWLINILVCVIFIVLILV